A section of the Veillonella criceti genome encodes:
- the hslO gene encoding Hsp33 family molecular chaperone HslO produces the protein MDMIRRYTTKEGVRLAFAVTTDTVEEARVRHDLSPVATAALGRTMTGALLMAGDFKNEENVSLRLNGKGPLGVVHVDAFSDNTVRGYVDNPHVEVPLKYEGKLDVGAAVGHDGEVQVTRFTKLRQDYTSQSPMQSGEVAEDLAYYLYTSEQIPATISLGVLVNTDQTTKAAGGFLVQALPDATDEALAQVEANINELGPISKYLEAHPDGAGLVDKVLAGLTKEQVYEGEVRFNCTCSRERFEQILATLQPHDKEELLKDETTELVCHYCNEKYHFSRDELKKVFDEATQGPLN, from the coding sequence ATGGATATGATTCGTCGTTATACCACCAAAGAGGGGGTTCGCTTGGCTTTTGCTGTTACAACTGATACAGTCGAAGAAGCTAGAGTGCGTCATGACTTAAGCCCTGTTGCTACGGCAGCTTTAGGACGTACTATGACAGGCGCTCTTTTAATGGCTGGTGACTTTAAAAATGAAGAAAATGTTAGTTTACGTTTAAATGGTAAAGGTCCCTTAGGCGTTGTTCATGTAGACGCGTTTAGTGATAATACAGTGCGTGGCTATGTAGATAATCCCCATGTGGAAGTACCGCTTAAATATGAAGGTAAATTGGATGTAGGAGCGGCTGTTGGTCATGATGGTGAAGTGCAGGTTACTCGTTTCACTAAGCTACGTCAAGATTATACCTCTCAAAGCCCTATGCAGTCTGGTGAAGTGGCTGAAGATTTAGCGTATTATTTATATACATCAGAACAAATTCCAGCTACGATTAGTTTAGGGGTTTTGGTTAATACAGATCAAACGACTAAAGCAGCCGGTGGATTTTTGGTACAAGCCTTGCCAGATGCTACTGATGAAGCGTTAGCACAGGTAGAGGCAAATATTAATGAGCTCGGCCCTATTTCTAAATATTTAGAAGCCCATCCTGATGGTGCAGGCTTAGTAGATAAAGTACTGGCAGGGTTAACAAAAGAACAAGTATATGAAGGGGAAGTTCGTTTCAATTGTACTTGTAGCCGTGAACGGTTTGAACAAATTTTAGCAACACTACAGCCACATGATAAAGAAGAATTGCTGAAAGATGAAACTACAGAATTAGTTTGTCATTATTGTAATGAAAAATATCATTTTAGTCGTGACGAGTTAAAAAAAGTGTTTGATGAAGCTACTCAAGGACCACTTAATTAA
- a CDS encoding amidohydrolase codes for MADIVIRNIDCITGESAESGKDMLRNVTLIIKDGYINKILTEEESKTPFGQELITKECGNAAYILDGNGRVAAPGLINTHTHIAMGLFRNYADDLELMDWLQNEIWPAEAKLTNDLVEVGTRLGVAEMFRSGTTCFSDMYFFMEDTAKVVKETGIRAVLSRGMAGIAPTAEQALVESRELFEHWHGFDHERIKVMLGPHAPYTCPDDYMRKVMDLSHDIGAQIHIHLCETKGEVENVVKATGKTPIAHFNDLGVFDTGCVAAHGVHLTDEDLDIMKAKNVRVAHNPQSNLKLASGIANVPAMLAKGITVGLGTDGSASNNNADMLEEVRLAATLHKATHFDPKAIPAHQALALGTVEGAKVLDYQDLGLIKEGYRADICLYDVTGMHWLPRYNDVASLVYAANSSDVQTTIVAGKVVMKDRELLTIDEEQLRYDVMSKTEIFAK; via the coding sequence ATGGCTGATATTGTAATTCGCAATATAGATTGTATTACAGGAGAATCTGCTGAATCTGGCAAAGATATGTTACGTAATGTAACATTGATTATCAAAGATGGCTATATTAATAAAATTTTGACAGAGGAAGAAAGTAAAACACCATTTGGTCAGGAACTCATTACTAAAGAATGCGGTAATGCAGCCTACATATTAGATGGTAATGGCCGAGTAGCAGCCCCAGGTTTAATTAATACTCATACGCATATTGCTATGGGGTTATTTCGCAATTATGCTGACGATTTGGAGCTAATGGATTGGCTTCAAAATGAAATCTGGCCAGCTGAAGCTAAATTGACTAATGATTTGGTGGAAGTGGGAACTCGTCTTGGCGTCGCTGAAATGTTCCGTAGTGGGACTACATGCTTTAGTGATATGTATTTCTTTATGGAAGATACAGCTAAAGTAGTAAAAGAAACGGGGATTCGTGCTGTTTTATCCCGTGGGATGGCTGGGATAGCGCCCACCGCTGAACAGGCCTTAGTAGAAAGTCGAGAATTATTTGAACATTGGCATGGCTTTGATCATGAGCGAATTAAAGTTATGTTAGGACCTCATGCACCTTATACTTGTCCAGATGATTATATGCGTAAAGTAATGGATTTGAGTCATGACATTGGTGCACAAATACACATTCATCTTTGTGAAACCAAAGGGGAAGTAGAAAATGTTGTTAAAGCAACTGGTAAAACGCCAATTGCACACTTTAATGACTTAGGTGTGTTTGATACGGGTTGTGTAGCGGCTCATGGTGTTCATCTAACGGATGAAGATTTAGATATTATGAAAGCTAAAAACGTTCGTGTAGCCCATAATCCACAATCAAATCTAAAATTAGCTAGTGGTATTGCCAATGTACCTGCTATGTTGGCTAAGGGGATTACCGTTGGACTTGGTACTGATGGTTCTGCTAGCAACAATAATGCTGATATGCTTGAAGAAGTACGTTTAGCCGCTACTTTGCATAAGGCAACACATTTTGATCCTAAAGCTATTCCAGCTCATCAAGCGTTAGCATTAGGTACAGTGGAAGGTGCTAAAGTACTCGATTATCAAGATTTGGGTCTTATTAAAGAAGGCTACCGCGCTGATATTTGTTTATATGATGTAACGGGCATGCACTGGTTACCACGTTATAATGATGTGGCTTCGTTAGTATATGCGGCTAATTCATCAGACGTGCAAACGACAATTGTGGCCGGTAAAGTCGTAATGAAAGACCGTGAATTATTAACGATTGACGAAGAACAATTGCGTTATGATGTAATGAGTAAAACAGAAATATTTGCAAAGTAA
- the tpx gene encoding thiol peroxidase yields MEKRTGVITFAGNPMTLVGKEVKVGDAAPDFTVLDNGLAAKSLKDFEGKVKIISVVPSLDTGVCDAQTRWFNKEATELSNDVVVLTISMDLPFAQKRWCGAAGVENVVTLSDHKDASFGEAYGFLIEELRLLTRGIVVIGKDDKVAYVEYVPEVTQAVNFDAAVDAVKKLI; encoded by the coding sequence ATGGAAAAACGTACTGGCGTAATTACTTTCGCAGGTAACCCAATGACATTAGTAGGTAAAGAAGTAAAAGTTGGCGACGCAGCGCCTGACTTTACTGTTTTAGATAATGGTTTAGCAGCAAAATCTTTGAAAGACTTCGAAGGTAAAGTAAAAATTATCTCTGTAGTGCCTTCCCTTGATACTGGCGTTTGTGACGCTCAGACTCGTTGGTTCAACAAAGAAGCGACTGAACTTTCCAACGACGTAGTTGTATTAACTATCTCTATGGACCTTCCTTTCGCTCAGAAACGTTGGTGTGGTGCCGCTGGTGTTGAAAATGTAGTAACTCTTTCCGACCACAAAGATGCAAGCTTCGGTGAAGCTTATGGTTTCTTAATTGAAGAACTTCGTTTGTTAACTCGTGGTATCGTAGTAATCGGTAAAGACGACAAAGTTGCTTATGTTGAATACGTACCAGAAGTAACTCAGGCTGTTAACTTCGATGCAGCTGTTGATGCTGTAAAAAAATTAATCTAA
- a CDS encoding adenosylhomocysteinase, whose amino-acid sequence MESLIRDIKLAPEGRKKIEWVSNFMPALNSLREEFKASHKFEGKTVVVSVHLEAKTAYLSTVLKEAGADVIVTGSNPLSTQDDVAAALVDMGLTVYAWHDCTEDEYFMFLNKALDHKPHIIIDDGGDLVNLLHTTRTDAKERLIGGSEETTTGVHRLHALANEHKLTFPMIAVNDSYCKYLFDNRYGTGQSVWDGIMRTTNLTVTGKNVVVAGYGWCGKGVAMRAKGLGAHVIVTEVDPIKAIEAVFDGFKVMPMIEAAPIGDIFITVTGCKDVIRKEHYEVMKDKAIMCNAGHFDCEVNGVELADMAVSHKNVRKNIEGYTLADGRTLYLLAGGRLVNLAAGDGHPAEIMDLSFAMQALAAEYLLDHGTTMESTVHILPHELDVRIAKVKLNSMGYDIDALTQEQYDYLHKVQ is encoded by the coding sequence ATGGAATCATTAATTAGAGATATTAAATTAGCACCAGAAGGTCGTAAAAAAATTGAATGGGTATCTAATTTTATGCCCGCTCTTAATAGTTTACGAGAAGAGTTTAAAGCCAGTCATAAATTTGAAGGTAAAACCGTGGTAGTCAGTGTTCATTTAGAAGCTAAGACGGCATATTTATCCACGGTATTAAAAGAAGCTGGTGCTGATGTAATTGTTACAGGCTCTAATCCTTTATCTACTCAAGATGATGTGGCAGCAGCCTTAGTAGATATGGGACTTACTGTATATGCATGGCATGATTGCACTGAAGACGAATACTTTATGTTTTTGAATAAAGCGCTAGATCATAAACCTCATATTATCATTGATGATGGGGGCGATCTTGTTAATTTATTACATACCACTCGTACAGATGCTAAAGAACGTCTTATTGGCGGCTCTGAAGAAACAACCACAGGGGTACATCGTTTACATGCGTTGGCTAATGAACATAAATTAACGTTCCCAATGATTGCGGTGAATGATTCCTATTGTAAATATCTTTTTGATAATCGGTACGGGACGGGACAATCCGTATGGGATGGCATTATGCGCACCACTAATTTAACTGTAACTGGTAAAAACGTAGTTGTTGCTGGTTATGGCTGGTGTGGTAAAGGGGTAGCTATGCGTGCTAAAGGTCTTGGGGCCCATGTTATTGTTACCGAAGTAGACCCTATTAAAGCGATTGAAGCAGTTTTTGATGGTTTTAAAGTTATGCCTATGATTGAAGCTGCGCCAATTGGTGATATTTTTATTACCGTAACTGGTTGTAAAGATGTGATTCGCAAAGAGCACTATGAAGTAATGAAAGACAAAGCGATTATGTGTAATGCTGGCCATTTTGATTGTGAAGTCAATGGGGTCGAACTAGCGGATATGGCAGTTTCTCATAAAAATGTTCGTAAAAATATTGAAGGTTACACATTAGCTGATGGCCGGACTTTATACTTGTTAGCCGGCGGTCGTCTTGTTAATTTAGCCGCTGGTGATGGACATCCTGCCGAAATTATGGACTTATCCTTTGCTATGCAAGCATTGGCTGCTGAATACCTACTTGATCATGGTACGACTATGGAAAGTACAGTTCATATTTTACCTCATGAATTAGATGTACGTATCGCTAAAGTAAAACTTAATTCTATGGGGTACGATATTGATGCATTAACTCAGGAACAATATGATTACTTACATAAAGTACAGTAG
- the mtnP gene encoding S-methyl-5'-thioadenosine phosphorylase, which translates to MGVIAVIGGTGVYDPSMFENIEAKTMSTPYGDIAYTQGSYKGKQVVFLARHGMKHSIPPHLINYRANIWGLKKLGVTMIISTTAVGSLNQDFGPGHFVLVDQFLDFTKSRVSTFFDGHGKKVVHLGVGNPYSPALRTVIEEAAKKLDITLHNGGTYVCTEGPRFETPAEIKMFKMLGADTVGMTNVPEVVLAGEAEIAYATISMVTNYAAGISPTELTHQEVLDIMAEMSNNFKALILETIERLDPDQDLPCHHRLAEYGGFKAALGKEGDLL; encoded by the coding sequence ATGGGTGTAATCGCAGTAATTGGTGGTACTGGTGTGTATGATCCATCAATGTTTGAAAATATTGAAGCGAAAACCATGTCCACGCCATATGGGGACATTGCTTATACACAAGGCAGTTATAAAGGTAAACAAGTGGTGTTTTTAGCTCGTCATGGCATGAAACATTCAATTCCGCCTCATTTAATTAATTATCGCGCTAATATTTGGGGCCTAAAAAAATTAGGTGTTACCATGATAATTTCTACAACAGCAGTAGGTTCTTTAAATCAAGATTTTGGGCCTGGTCATTTTGTATTGGTTGACCAGTTTTTAGATTTTACAAAATCTCGTGTAAGTACGTTCTTTGATGGCCATGGTAAAAAAGTAGTCCATCTAGGGGTCGGTAATCCGTATTCACCAGCCTTGCGTACTGTGATTGAAGAAGCTGCTAAAAAACTTGACATTACACTTCATAATGGCGGTACATATGTATGTACTGAAGGTCCTCGTTTTGAAACGCCTGCTGAGATTAAGATGTTCAAAATGTTAGGGGCTGATACGGTGGGGATGACTAATGTACCAGAAGTAGTATTAGCTGGTGAAGCTGAAATTGCTTATGCTACTATTTCTATGGTTACGAATTATGCGGCCGGTATTTCGCCAACAGAATTAACGCATCAAGAAGTACTTGATATTATGGCCGAGATGTCTAATAATTTTAAAGCGTTAATTCTTGAAACAATTGAACGTTTAGATCCAGACCAAGATTTACCTTGTCATCATCGATTAGCTGAATATGGTGGTTTCAAAGCTGCTCTTGGTAAAGAAGGAGACTTACTATGA
- a CDS encoding ABC transporter ATP-binding protein, translated as MKKLTIFSQFFKGYGPIYLLGIVLLITINILFLYVPRLTGEAINTLYYGKEGLTTYIGYFFILGLTITILKFGSRHLLLGSIRRFEFLLRRRLFDHALYIPTAYYEKNGPGKVMALMTNDVTSLRVSLGLGVMILVDAIFFGICSFFLMAKEISVSLTVMTLLPMPFILFGMLYVSRRMRQRQKEAQNTYSDLTEFAQELFLGMPVIRAFNREMRSLWRFQHINKVNYEKNMLVALLDAILAPLTFVAPFMCHAIAIFICGRLIIANEISVGDFVAINGYLSLIIGPIMGIGSLLSVLQKGLASLDRIYDFLMIEEEALTQDERELSLSTIEIKNLTFTYPETKEPMLHEVNLTVKPGEFIGIVGGPGSGKSTLFKLLLRLHDTPAHSIYIGEEDITQLPLQVLRRSIAYVPPEPYLLGTTLGENIAFGEASNHTLVLAEAAERAALTRDLSERLAPAAKRLKEGGTDLSGGQKQRVNIARGLYKNAPYLLLDDSFSALDTISAGRIIKTLRQGRKQTLLFISQRLEALQEADRIVVFKNGTIVEQGTHEELLSLNGEYCRLYAQQIDESLDETEAIMATKEVPHE; from the coding sequence ATGAAAAAACTTACTATTTTTTCACAGTTCTTCAAAGGCTATGGCCCTATCTACTTACTAGGGATTGTCCTATTGATAACAATTAATATATTATTCCTCTATGTACCGCGACTTACTGGGGAAGCCATTAACACCTTATATTATGGTAAGGAAGGCCTTACTACGTATATAGGGTACTTTTTTATATTAGGTCTTACCATTACTATTTTGAAGTTTGGTTCTCGTCATCTACTACTAGGATCGATTCGCCGTTTTGAGTTTTTATTGCGTCGACGTCTTTTTGATCATGCCCTTTATATTCCTACAGCGTATTATGAGAAAAATGGCCCTGGTAAGGTTATGGCGCTGATGACTAACGACGTGACATCATTGCGGGTGTCATTAGGGCTTGGGGTTATGATTTTAGTGGATGCCATTTTCTTTGGCATTTGCTCTTTCTTTTTAATGGCTAAAGAAATAAGTGTGTCACTAACTGTCATGACGTTATTACCTATGCCATTTATCTTATTTGGTATGCTTTATGTAAGTCGTCGTATGCGGCAACGTCAAAAAGAAGCCCAAAATACCTATAGTGATTTGACTGAGTTTGCTCAGGAATTATTCCTAGGTATGCCTGTTATTCGTGCGTTCAATCGTGAAATGCGCAGTTTATGGCGTTTTCAGCATATTAATAAGGTTAATTATGAAAAAAATATGCTAGTGGCCTTATTAGACGCTATATTAGCTCCTTTGACATTTGTGGCACCTTTTATGTGTCATGCTATTGCTATTTTTATATGCGGACGACTCATTATTGCTAATGAAATTTCTGTAGGGGATTTTGTAGCGATTAATGGCTATCTAAGTTTAATTATTGGTCCCATTATGGGGATTGGTTCTTTGTTATCTGTTTTACAAAAGGGCTTAGCCTCATTAGATCGTATCTATGACTTTCTTATGATTGAAGAAGAGGCATTGACGCAGGATGAACGAGAATTATCCCTTTCAACGATTGAAATAAAAAATTTAACATTTACGTATCCTGAAACTAAGGAGCCTATGCTACACGAGGTTAATTTAACTGTGAAACCGGGTGAGTTTATTGGCATAGTAGGGGGGCCTGGTTCAGGAAAATCCACTTTATTTAAATTATTATTACGTCTGCATGATACACCAGCTCATAGTATATACATTGGTGAAGAAGACATCACTCAATTACCGCTTCAAGTATTGCGTCGTAGTATTGCCTACGTACCGCCTGAACCGTATTTGTTAGGTACTACGCTAGGGGAAAATATTGCCTTCGGGGAAGCTTCTAATCATACCTTAGTCCTTGCTGAAGCTGCAGAGCGTGCCGCATTAACACGTGATTTAAGTGAACGCTTAGCACCAGCAGCCAAGCGACTTAAAGAAGGCGGTACTGATTTATCAGGTGGTCAAAAACAACGCGTAAATATTGCGCGTGGTTTATATAAAAATGCGCCTTATTTGTTATTGGATGACAGTTTTTCAGCGCTCGATACCATTAGTGCGGGACGTATAATTAAAACATTACGGCAAGGCCGAAAACAAACATTATTATTTATTTCACAGCGATTAGAAGCTCTTCAAGAAGCTGATCGTATTGTGGTATTTAAAAATGGCACTATAGTCGAACAGGGGACACACGAAGAGCTATTGTCGCTTAATGGTGAATATTGTAGGTTGTATGCACAGCAAATTGATGAGTCATTAGATGAGACTGAAGCTATTATGGCGACAAAGGAGGTGCCCCATGAGTAA
- the mtnA gene encoding S-methyl-5-thioribose-1-phosphate isomerase yields MKSITWNGESLILLDQTQLPTEEIYIDCTDWRQVAEAIKKLRVRGAPAIGVAAGYGLILAAREAIASAPDEVTQRANFLEFANILKETRPTAINLAWAIDRIVTNIVFPCDTMVAALPLIEAEAKAIDLEDQRLNEAMAKAGATLFEGKKGIRILTHCNAGALATAGLGTALGVVRELYSQGQLERVYADETRPLLQGARLTAFELHHDGIPVTLLTDNMAAYAMQQGLIDAVIVGADRITTEGDVANKIGTYGVALAAKAHNIPFYVAAPYSTFDFTLQKGSDIPIEMRSPEEVLCFGGIPTAPTDIEVLNPAFDVTPHELVSAIITEEGVLTAPYNKSIADMAKKIIK; encoded by the coding sequence ATGAAAAGTATTACTTGGAATGGAGAATCGCTCATTTTATTAGATCAGACTCAATTGCCAACAGAGGAAATATATATTGATTGTACTGATTGGCGACAAGTCGCAGAAGCTATTAAAAAGTTACGTGTTCGGGGCGCTCCAGCAATAGGTGTTGCTGCTGGTTACGGTTTAATTTTGGCTGCTCGTGAAGCTATTGCATCAGCACCTGATGAAGTAACACAGCGGGCAAATTTCTTAGAATTTGCTAATATATTAAAAGAAACTCGACCAACAGCTATTAATTTGGCTTGGGCTATTGATCGCATTGTGACGAATATTGTATTTCCTTGTGATACTATGGTGGCTGCGTTACCACTGATTGAAGCTGAAGCTAAAGCGATTGACTTAGAAGATCAACGCTTAAATGAAGCTATGGCTAAAGCTGGTGCTACGTTATTTGAAGGTAAAAAAGGCATTCGTATTTTGACCCATTGTAATGCAGGCGCCTTAGCAACGGCAGGCCTAGGTACAGCGCTTGGTGTGGTTCGTGAATTATATAGTCAGGGCCAATTAGAACGAGTATATGCCGATGAAACTCGTCCTTTATTACAAGGGGCTCGCTTAACAGCTTTTGAGCTTCATCATGATGGTATTCCCGTTACGTTACTAACTGATAATATGGCTGCTTATGCTATGCAACAAGGACTTATTGATGCTGTTATTGTTGGTGCTGATCGGATTACGACAGAGGGGGATGTAGCCAATAAAATTGGTACCTATGGTGTGGCCTTAGCAGCTAAGGCTCATAATATTCCATTTTATGTAGCGGCACCTTACAGTACGTTTGATTTTACGTTACAAAAAGGATCCGATATTCCAATTGAAATGCGCAGTCCTGAAGAAGTTTTGTGTTTTGGAGGAATTCCTACAGCGCCTACTGATATTGAAGTGTTAAATCCTGCATTTGATGTGACTCCTCATGAGTTAGTAAGTGCTATTATTACAGAAGAAGGTGTATTGACAGCACCGTATAATAAGTCTATCGCTGATATGGCTAAAAAAATTATTAAATAG
- a CDS encoding ABC transporter ATP-binding protein, translating to MSKQHTSSYTVQEETTLTKHEDILLLRRLGQYISPHKFLLIWAALFLLFALSLELIRPMLIKRVIDTAFPQRDVGIILEYAGLYFLTITFSIVAMFVHNYTLQQFGQRIIFEIRNTVFAKILARTPAHFGELPIGNLVTRVTNDTESLRTLYTDVVLKLGSSTLMIIGILISMFFLNVKLASVVSLLVPLMAVLIFVYQKYARKAFRGVRTKLAASNTSVQEMLNFIVVIKSYVGESIMAKQYDRISREFLQAGLFEVKTFAIFRPIVDGMLFVIFIAIFSFTNWFDSVTEAGTVFAFIQYMDKFFQPLKEIAEKYNNLQSALAGAERLVPIINEEADTAIESITIPEEFKTIETIEFDHVWFSYDNSETYALKDISMTIHGGQFIGIVGPSGGGKSTLMALLMGFYRPTKGTIRINGHDTNQYAPAILREVMGYVFQDSHLFKGTIRENLSLYDDTISDSALIEAAKKAHLHTMIERLPQGYNTPVGYLGSLLSTGQKQLLAMARVLVRNRQILIFDEATAHIDSHTEQLIQQSIKTIRGEKTIISIAHRLSTIRSANQIYLIKQGEIVEAGSYESLIAQKGSFFALWEARSVVI from the coding sequence ATGAGTAAGCAACATACGAGTTCGTATACCGTGCAAGAAGAGACTACATTGACTAAACATGAAGACATCTTGTTATTGCGACGTTTAGGTCAATATATTAGTCCTCATAAATTTTTACTGATTTGGGCGGCTTTGTTTCTATTATTTGCGCTTAGTCTTGAATTAATACGCCCTATGCTTATTAAACGTGTCATTGATACAGCGTTTCCACAGCGCGATGTAGGCATTATTTTAGAATATGCAGGCCTTTATTTTCTGACGATTACATTTAGCATTGTGGCTATGTTTGTACACAATTATACGTTGCAGCAGTTTGGACAACGCATTATCTTTGAAATTCGCAATACAGTTTTTGCTAAGATACTAGCACGTACACCGGCTCATTTTGGTGAATTACCAATTGGTAATTTAGTGACACGGGTAACGAATGATACGGAATCATTGCGTACTCTATATACGGATGTGGTCTTGAAATTAGGCAGTAGTACCTTGATGATAATTGGCATCTTAATTTCGATGTTTTTCTTAAACGTTAAATTAGCCTCCGTTGTTTCTTTGCTGGTACCATTAATGGCTGTTTTAATTTTTGTTTATCAAAAATATGCACGAAAAGCCTTTAGAGGAGTTCGCACAAAACTGGCGGCCTCTAATACATCAGTGCAAGAAATGCTTAATTTTATCGTAGTTATTAAGTCTTATGTTGGGGAAAGCATCATGGCTAAGCAATATGACCGCATTAGTCGTGAGTTTTTACAAGCTGGTTTATTTGAAGTTAAGACATTTGCTATTTTTAGACCGATTGTAGATGGCATGTTATTTGTTATTTTTATTGCTATTTTTAGTTTTACCAATTGGTTTGACTCAGTTACAGAAGCTGGCACGGTGTTTGCTTTTATTCAATATATGGATAAATTTTTCCAGCCTTTAAAAGAAATTGCCGAAAAGTATAATAATTTACAAAGTGCCTTAGCCGGTGCTGAACGACTTGTACCGATTATTAATGAAGAAGCCGATACTGCCATTGAATCTATTACAATTCCAGAAGAATTTAAAACTATTGAGACGATTGAATTTGATCATGTTTGGTTCTCTTATGATAATTCTGAAACGTATGCCTTAAAAGATATTTCTATGACAATTCATGGTGGGCAGTTTATTGGTATTGTAGGTCCTTCGGGTGGTGGTAAATCAACATTGATGGCTTTATTAATGGGGTTTTATCGTCCCACTAAAGGGACTATTCGCATTAATGGCCATGATACGAATCAATATGCGCCCGCTATATTGCGAGAAGTTATGGGCTATGTATTCCAGGATAGTCACTTATTTAAGGGGACGATTCGTGAAAATTTATCACTTTATGATGATACAATTTCAGATTCAGCCCTTATTGAGGCAGCCAAAAAGGCTCACTTACATACTATGATTGAACGTTTGCCACAAGGTTATAATACACCTGTAGGCTATTTAGGGTCTTTATTATCGACTGGACAAAAGCAGTTGTTGGCTATGGCACGTGTATTAGTGCGCAATCGTCAAATACTGATTTTTGATGAAGCAACGGCTCATATTGATAGTCATACCGAGCAATTAATTCAGCAGTCAATTAAAACCATTCGTGGTGAAAAGACGATTATTAGCATTGCTCATCGTTTATCAACCATTCGTAGTGCCAATCAAATTTATTTAATTAAGCAAGGTGAAATTGTAGAGGCTGGTAGTTATGAATCCTTAATTGCTCAAAAAGGTTCATTCTTTGCTCTTTGGGAAGCGCGGTCAGTTGTGATATAA
- the ribE gene encoding 6,7-dimethyl-8-ribityllumazine synthase: MITEGKLLGTGKRFAIIGSRFNEFITSKLIGGAMDALLRHDVKEEDINTIWVPGAFEIPVVAKKAALSGKYDAIICVGAVIRGSTTHYDYVCSEVSKGIAHISLETGVPVMFGVLTTENIEQAIERAGTKAGNKGFDCAMGAIEMVNLLEQI, translated from the coding sequence ATGATTACAGAAGGTAAATTGTTAGGCACAGGTAAACGCTTTGCTATTATTGGTTCTCGTTTCAACGAATTTATTACATCTAAATTAATTGGCGGAGCTATGGATGCATTACTTCGTCATGATGTAAAAGAGGAGGATATTAATACTATTTGGGTTCCAGGGGCGTTTGAAATTCCTGTAGTAGCTAAAAAAGCAGCACTTAGTGGTAAATATGATGCGATTATTTGTGTAGGCGCTGTAATTCGTGGCTCTACGACTCACTATGATTATGTATGTAGTGAAGTGTCTAAAGGTATCGCTCATATTAGCCTTGAAACAGGAGTGCCTGTTATGTTTGGTGTTTTAACAACTGAAAATATTGAACAAGCTATTGAACGCGCTGGCACTAAAGCCGGTAATAAAGGCTTTGATTGTGCTATGGGCGCTATTGAAATGGTTAACTTGTTAGAACAAATTTAA